A genomic window from Cricetulus griseus strain 17A/GY chromosome 4, alternate assembly CriGri-PICRH-1.0, whole genome shotgun sequence includes:
- the Cpn2 gene encoding carboxypeptidase N subunit 2: MFPGSWLCWASLLLLARPTQSCPMGCDCFDREVFCTDQQLATIPLDIPSHVTDIVFVETTFTTVETRAFSNNSNLTKVVFLNTLVCHLEPDAFGGLPRLEDLELTGSSFSNLSADIFSNLSSLGKLTLDFDRLVALPEDLFHHMDNLESLQLQGNQLQTLPGRLFQPLRYLRTLNLDQNFLNKLPKGLFQSLTNLQILKLSNNMLTSLPEGLLADLGSLQELFLDSNAIEELSPQVFSQLLSLEKLWLQHNAISRLPDSVFSSLYNLTFLNLQDNALWTLPADLFTHTSRLLYLSLSYNQLETITEGTFANLSRLVFLTLSHNAITYLPKDVFRDLKQLVRLFLNSNNLTALHSALFQNLSRLELLNLSKNQLTMLPGGIFDTNYNLFNLALFGNPWQCDCHLAYLASWLRLYSEGIFNRDTYCAGPAYLKGQLVPSLKQEQLVCPVTPGHLGFLAPGLDDREPGGSWDLAVEGRAAHSQCTYSNPEGTVVLACEEAQCRWLSIRLSSRQGSDSPAMAYNSSQEWELRSNCGSMRVVVSIEAQAAGP, translated from the coding sequence ATGTTCCCAGGATCCTGGTTGTGCTGGGCCTCACTTCTGCTCCTGGCCAGGCCCACCCAGTCTTGCCCTATGGGTTGCGACTGCTTTGACAGGGAGGTATTCTGCACAGATCAGCAGCTGGCCACCATCCCACTGGACATTCCCTCACATGTCACAGACATTGTCTTTGTGGAGACTACCTTCACCACAGTGGAGACCAGGGCTTTCAGTAATAACAGTAACCTGACAAAGGTGGTCTTCCTCAACACTCTTGTCTGTCACCTGGAGCCTGATGCCTTTGGGGGACTGCCCAGGCTGGAGGACCTGGAGCTGAcaggcagctccttctccaacctCAGTGCCGACATCTTTTCTAACCTGAGCTCACTGGGGAAGCTCACTTTGGACTTTGACAGGCTAGTGGCTCTGCCTGAGGACCTCTTTCACCACATGGACAACCTGGAGTccctccagcttcaggggaacCAGCTCCAGACTCTGCCTGGGAGactcttccagcctctgaggtACCTGAGAACCCTCAACCTGGACCAGAACTTTCTGAACAAGCTCCCTAAAGGGCTGTTCCAGTCACTTACCAACCTGCAGATACTAAAGCTGAGTAACAACATGCTTACCAGCCTCCCAGAGGGCTTGCTGGCCGATCTGGGCAGCCTGCAGGAGCTATTTCTGGACAGCAATGCCATCGAGGAGCTGTCCCCACAAGTGTTCTCACAGCTTCTCAGCCTGGAGAAGCTGTGGCTGCAGCACAACGCCATCAGCCGCCTGCCCGACTCTGTCTTCTCCTCCTTGTACAACCTGACCTTTCTAAACCTGCAGGACAATGCTCTGTGGACTCTGCCTGCTGATCTCTTCACCCACACCTCACGGCTGCTTTACCTGTCCCTGTCCTACAACCAGCTGGAGACCATCACCGAGGGCACTTTTGCCAACCTGTCCCGCCTGGTCTTCCTCACACTCTCGCACAATGCCATCACCTACCTTCCTAAGGATGTCTTCAGGGACCTCAAGCAGTTGGTCAGGCTCTTTCTGAACAGCAACAACTTGACAGCCTTACACTCAGCCCTCTTTCAGAACCTGTCCAGGCTTGAGCTGCTCAACTTGTCTAAGAACCAGCTGACCATGCTCCCCGGGGGCATCTTTGACACCAACTACAACCTCTTCAACCTGGCCTTGTTCGGCAACCCCTGGCAGTGTGACTGCCACCTGGCCTACCTCGCCAGCTGGCTTCGCCTCTACAGTGAAGGAATCTTCAACAGGGATACCTACTGTGCGGGCCCAGCCTACCTCAAGGGCCAATTGGTGCCCAGCCTGAAGCAGGAGCAGCTAGTGTGCCCTGTCACCCCGGGCCATTTGGGTTTCCTAGCCCCGGGGCTGGATGACAGAGAGCCAGGAGGCAGTTGGGATCTGGCAGTGGAAGGAAGGGCGGCCCACAGCCAGTGCACCTACAGCAACCCCGAGGGCACTGTGGTGCTGGCCTGCGAGGAGGCCCAGTGTCGTTGGCTGAGCATCCGGCTGTCTTCCAGGCAAGGCTCCGACTCTCCAGCAATGGCCTACAATTCCAGTCAGGAGTGGGAGTTGAGGTCAAACTGTGGCTCCATGAGGGTCGTTGTGTCCATTGAGGCTCAGGCTGCTGGGCCCTAG